In Phreatobacter aquaticus, a single genomic region encodes these proteins:
- a CDS encoding TRAP transporter substrate-binding protein, whose product MPPMNRRSTLAAAAAGLIAAPSVARAQTPLRWRMATSWPKTLPGPAFSAQRIADRIKLVTGGQIEVQVFSAGEIVPAFSVQEAVGNATIELGHTASFFGVGKEPGLAYFTSVPFGLTPTEHMSWILQGGGQELWDEVSQRFGYKSLMGGNTGVSMGGWFRREINSAEDVKGLKIRMVGLGAELFQRLGATALAVPPGDIYPALERGAIDAAEFTSPGSDIQLGLWKVAPFYYAPGFNKPNGASELVINRVLWDGLSANLKAAIQAACEAEVTIALAEIERLNTEALATMIGANGVKLRGFPADLLLSARRQATELAKDVGTRSASAKKIGDSYAAFQGRIAPWTRASQHAFLAAREI is encoded by the coding sequence ATGCCCCCGATGAACCGCCGCTCCACCCTTGCCGCCGCCGCTGCCGGCCTGATCGCCGCTCCCTCCGTCGCGCGGGCGCAGACGCCATTGCGCTGGCGGATGGCCACCTCTTGGCCGAAGACCTTGCCGGGACCGGCCTTTTCGGCCCAGCGCATCGCCGATCGGATCAAGCTGGTGACCGGCGGGCAGATCGAGGTGCAGGTGTTTTCGGCCGGAGAGATCGTACCGGCCTTCTCGGTGCAGGAGGCGGTCGGCAATGCGACGATCGAACTGGGGCACACCGCGTCGTTCTTCGGCGTCGGCAAGGAGCCGGGACTGGCCTATTTCACCTCGGTGCCGTTTGGCCTGACACCAACCGAGCACATGTCGTGGATCCTGCAGGGTGGCGGCCAGGAGCTGTGGGACGAGGTCTCGCAGCGCTTCGGGTACAAGTCGCTGATGGGCGGCAATACCGGCGTCTCGATGGGTGGCTGGTTCCGCCGCGAAATCAACTCGGCCGAGGACGTGAAGGGCCTGAAGATCCGCATGGTCGGGCTCGGCGCCGAACTGTTCCAGCGGCTGGGGGCCACCGCGCTCGCCGTGCCGCCCGGCGACATCTATCCGGCACTGGAGCGTGGCGCGATCGATGCCGCCGAATTCACCTCGCCGGGCTCGGACATCCAGCTGGGTCTGTGGAAGGTCGCGCCGTTCTATTACGCGCCGGGCTTCAACAAGCCGAATGGCGCGAGCGAGTTGGTGATCAACCGCGTGCTGTGGGACGGGCTCTCCGCCAACCTCAAGGCCGCGATCCAGGCGGCCTGCGAGGCGGAGGTTACCATCGCGCTCGCCGAGATCGAGCGGCTGAACACCGAGGCGCTGGCGACCATGATCGGCGCCAACGGCGTCAAGCTGCGCGGTTTCCCGGCGGATCTGTTGCTCAGCGCTCGCCGGCAGGCGACCGAACTTGCCAAGGATGTCGGCACGCGCTCAGCCTCCGCGAAGAAGATCGGCGACAGCTATGCCGCCTTCCAGGGACGCATTGCGCCGTGGACGCGCGCCTCGCAGCACGCTTTCCTGGCGGCCCGCGAGATCTGA
- the thiD gene encoding bifunctional hydroxymethylpyrimidine kinase/phosphomethylpyrimidine kinase, protein MTAIAVTIAGSDSSGGAGIQADLKTFSALGVYGASVITALTAQNTVGVQGIHDVPAGFVALQMDSVFSDLTVNAVKIGMLSKVPVIEQVAAGLDRHGMTHVVLDPVMVAASGGKLLDADAVDALAGLLFPRALLVTPNLPEAAVLLDRAIAEDETEMERQGAALIERGAKAVLMKGGHGTGEMAVDLLVTPEGTVRLSAPRIPGANNHGTGCTLSSAIAAGLAKGFPLDQSVEEAKDYVTKAIVAADRLRIGHGHGPTHHFHAFW, encoded by the coding sequence ATGACGGCGATCGCCGTGACCATTGCAGGGTCTGATTCCAGCGGCGGGGCCGGCATTCAGGCCGACCTGAAGACCTTTTCTGCGCTTGGCGTCTATGGCGCGAGCGTCATCACGGCGTTGACCGCGCAGAATACGGTTGGCGTTCAGGGCATTCATGACGTGCCCGCCGGCTTCGTCGCGCTGCAGATGGACTCGGTCTTTTCCGACCTGACGGTCAACGCGGTGAAGATCGGCATGCTCTCCAAGGTTCCCGTGATCGAGCAGGTGGCCGCAGGCCTCGACCGCCATGGCATGACGCACGTCGTGCTGGATCCGGTGATGGTGGCGGCCTCCGGCGGCAAGCTGCTCGATGCCGATGCGGTCGATGCGCTGGCGGGGCTGTTGTTTCCCCGCGCATTGCTGGTGACGCCGAACCTTCCCGAGGCAGCCGTGCTGCTCGATCGCGCGATTGCCGAGGACGAGACCGAGATGGAGCGCCAGGGCGCGGCTCTCATCGAACGCGGCGCGAAGGCCGTGCTGATGAAGGGCGGTCATGGCACAGGCGAGATGGCGGTGGACCTGCTGGTCACCCCTGAAGGCACGGTGCGGCTGTCCGCGCCCCGCATCCCCGGCGCCAACAATCACGGCACCGGCTGCACGCTGTCGTCGGCGATTGCCGCCGGCCTCGCCAAGGGCTTCCCGCTCGACCAATCGGTCGAGGAGGCCAAGGATTACGTCACCAAGGCCATCGTCGCGGCAGATCGCCTCAGGATCGGCCACGGCCATGGTCCCACCCATCACTTTCACGCATTCTGGTAG
- the thiM gene encoding hydroxyethylthiazole kinase: protein MAAASLAWSAAALIDKIRKRHPRIHCLTNGVAQAFTANALLALGAQPSMTNSVEEVEAFVEGADALLVNLGTLDEPGRQAMRLAIGVANRRGIPWVLDPVFVERSSGRSTFAHELIAHGPKVIRGNEVEIAHLSQGQAIDGFARALGAIVAATGTTDRLVDGNRAIGIPNGHPLMGRVTAMGCANAALIAALLTVADDPFEGCAAAMLAAGVAGEIAAEHSSGPGTFASAYLDALHGLDSGKLATRARVI from the coding sequence ATGGCCGCCGCAAGCCTCGCCTGGAGTGCCGCCGCCCTGATCGACAAGATCAGGAAGCGTCATCCGCGTATCCACTGCCTGACCAATGGCGTGGCACAGGCCTTCACGGCCAATGCGCTGCTGGCGCTCGGCGCGCAGCCGTCGATGACCAATTCGGTCGAAGAGGTCGAGGCCTTCGTGGAGGGCGCCGACGCGTTGCTGGTCAATCTCGGCACGCTCGACGAGCCCGGACGCCAGGCGATGCGGCTGGCGATCGGGGTCGCCAACCGGCGCGGAATTCCCTGGGTCCTGGATCCGGTCTTCGTCGAGCGCTCGTCAGGCCGCTCGACCTTCGCGCACGAACTCATTGCCCATGGCCCCAAGGTCATCCGCGGCAACGAGGTCGAAATCGCGCATCTGAGCCAAGGCCAGGCCATCGACGGTTTCGCGCGGGCGCTTGGGGCCATCGTCGCCGCCACCGGCACCACAGATCGCCTGGTGGATGGCAACAGGGCTATCGGCATCCCCAACGGCCACCCGCTGATGGGGCGTGTCACGGCCATGGGCTGCGCCAATGCGGCGTTGATCGCTGCCCTCCTGACGGTCGCCGATGATCCGTTCGAGGGCTGTGCTGCGGCCATGCTGGCGGCCGGTGTCGCCGGCGAGATCGCCGCCGAGCATTCAAGCGGACCCGGCACCTTTGCCTCTGCCTATCTCGATGCACTCCACGGCCTTGATTCGGGCAAGCTCGCGACACGCGCACGCGTCATCTGA
- a CDS encoding Lrp/AsnC ligand binding domain-containing protein, producing MIPFFVQIKCHLGKAYQVASDIADREIASEIYSTAGHFDLLVKFYVEAGTDIGHFVNEKVQIIPGIQDTHTIITFKAF from the coding sequence ATGATCCCGTTCTTCGTCCAGATCAAATGCCACCTCGGCAAGGCCTATCAGGTCGCCTCGGACATCGCCGACCGCGAGATCGCGTCCGAAATCTATTCGACCGCCGGCCATTTCGACCTTCTCGTGAAGTTCTATGTCGAGGCCGGCACCGATATCGGCCATTTCGTCAACGAGAAGGTGCAGATCATCCCGGGCATCCAGGACACCCACACGATCATCACGTTCAAGGCGTTTTGA
- a CDS encoding DMT family transporter translates to MPVLSRALTGILLKLCSTVCFTCMSTLARIAGREAPVGEVVFCRSFFALIPLFVMLAFRREIMDAFRATSYIGHIKRGVLGSTGMFCGFVALTLLPLADSTAIGYAAPLMVVPLAAIFLGEKVRVYRWTAVGIGFVGVVVILWPHLDLHALASASDAQSIGAMFSLASAVMAAFSTIQVRRLVAIETTASIVFYFMVLCAVLALVTWPLGYYVPIMGRWMVPGPQLAFILVMVGVFGGLGQIFLTMSYRHADTSLIAPFEYFSMIWAIIMGYFVFSDLPSAYVLTGGAIVVASGIFVIWREQKLGLERARQRKVSTPQG, encoded by the coding sequence ATGCCAGTCCTGTCCCGTGCGCTTACGGGAATCCTGCTGAAGCTCTGCTCGACGGTATGCTTCACCTGCATGTCGACGCTGGCGCGCATCGCGGGCCGCGAGGCGCCCGTGGGCGAGGTGGTGTTCTGCCGGTCGTTTTTCGCCCTGATTCCGCTGTTTGTGATGCTCGCCTTCCGCCGCGAGATCATGGATGCGTTCCGCGCCACCTCCTATATCGGCCATATCAAGCGCGGCGTGCTCGGCTCCACCGGCATGTTCTGCGGCTTCGTGGCGCTCACCCTGCTGCCACTCGCTGATTCGACCGCCATCGGCTATGCGGCGCCGCTGATGGTGGTGCCACTGGCGGCGATCTTCCTCGGCGAGAAGGTCAGGGTCTATCGCTGGACGGCGGTTGGCATCGGCTTTGTCGGCGTGGTTGTCATCCTCTGGCCGCATCTCGACCTGCACGCGCTGGCCAGTGCCTCCGATGCCCAGTCGATCGGCGCGATGTTCTCGCTCGCCAGCGCGGTCATGGCGGCGTTCTCGACGATCCAGGTGCGCCGTCTGGTGGCGATCGAGACGACCGCCTCGATCGTCTTTTACTTCATGGTGCTCTGCGCGGTGCTGGCGCTCGTGACCTGGCCGCTTGGCTACTACGTGCCGATCATGGGCCGCTGGATGGTGCCGGGGCCGCAGCTCGCCTTCATCCTGGTCATGGTCGGCGTGTTCGGCGGGCTTGGCCAGATCTTCCTGACCATGAGCTACCGCCATGCCGACACGTCGCTGATCGCGCCCTTCGAGTATTTCTCGATGATCTGGGCGATCATCATGGGCTATTTCGTCTTTTCCGACCTGCCCAGCGCCTATGTGCTGACGGGTGGCGCCATTGTCGTGGCCTCGGGCATTTTCGTCATCTGGCGCGAGCAGAAGCTGGGCCTGGAGCGCGCCCGCCAGCGCAAGGTCTCGACCCCGCAGGGGTGA
- a CDS encoding cytochrome b/b6 domain-containing protein: MTSQTLSGPDRVRAWDLPTRLFKWSLVLLVIMAPLAKNFGDVTLAWHKMNGYAILTLLLWRIMWGFSGSTTARFSTFLAWPWTAFGYGLDVLRGRPRRFLGHNPLGGSMVLLLLVFIGLQGLAGLFVSDDIIVEGPLYAYGSPALRRAAQAFHHAAFPMMLGLIAIHVLANLAYTFLKKEPLIQAMVTGDKPAAAYEDAAATEGGSPVLALALLALSIVVVWGGLYWAAGLSAFR, encoded by the coding sequence ATGACATCGCAGACGCTTTCGGGGCCTGACCGGGTCCGTGCCTGGGACCTTCCGACCCGCCTGTTCAAATGGTCGCTGGTCCTCCTGGTGATCATGGCACCGCTCGCCAAGAATTTCGGCGATGTGACGCTGGCCTGGCACAAGATGAACGGCTACGCGATCCTCACCCTGCTGCTCTGGCGCATCATGTGGGGCTTTTCCGGCTCCACCACCGCGCGGTTCTCGACGTTCCTCGCCTGGCCCTGGACCGCATTCGGCTATGGTCTCGACGTGCTGCGGGGCCGGCCGCGCCGTTTCCTCGGCCACAATCCGCTGGGCGGCTCGATGGTCCTGCTGCTGCTGGTCTTCATCGGCCTTCAGGGGCTCGCCGGGCTGTTCGTCAGCGACGACATCATCGTCGAGGGGCCGCTCTATGCCTATGGCTCGCCGGCCCTGAGGCGCGCTGCGCAGGCGTTCCATCATGCAGCCTTTCCGATGATGCTCGGCTTGATCGCCATCCATGTGCTCGCCAATCTCGCCTATACGTTCCTCAAGAAGGAGCCGCTGATCCAGGCGATGGTGACGGGCGACAAGCCTGCGGCTGCCTATGAGGATGCGGCAGCGACCGAGGGCGGCTCGCCAGTGCTGGCGCTGGCCCTGTTGGCGCTCAGCATCGTGGTGGTCTGGGGTGGGCTCTATTGGGCCGCGGGCCTGTCGGCCTTCCGCTGA
- a CDS encoding c-type cytochrome: MKRLTLAILSAAALTVAGAGSLIAQNNPIAQRQTLLKEFGAVSREPGQMLRREAAFDLAKVKTALETYSRHAKVLPILFPAGSFTGETAALPKIDESRADFVATFGRLDQAATAALASITDEATFRANMGNVLRVCGQCHDTYRRPRT, translated from the coding sequence ATGAAACGCCTGACGCTTGCGATCCTCTCCGCCGCCGCGCTGACTGTGGCCGGGGCCGGCAGTCTGATCGCTCAGAACAATCCGATTGCCCAGCGCCAGACCCTGCTGAAGGAATTTGGTGCCGTGTCGCGCGAGCCCGGCCAGATGCTGCGCCGCGAGGCCGCCTTCGACCTCGCCAAGGTCAAGACCGCGCTGGAGACCTATTCGCGCCACGCCAAGGTGCTGCCGATCCTGTTCCCGGCCGGTTCGTTCACCGGCGAGACGGCGGCCCTGCCGAAGATCGACGAGAGCCGCGCCGATTTCGTCGCGACCTTCGGCCGTCTCGACCAGGCTGCGACCGCGGCCCTCGCCTCGATCACTGACGAGGCGACGTTCCGCGCCAATATGGGCAATGTGCTGCGCGTCTGCGGCCAGTGCCACGACACCTATCGCCGCCCCCGGACCTGA
- a CDS encoding xanthine dehydrogenase family protein molybdopterin-binding subunit — MTPMKFGMGQALTRVEDAPLIKGEGRFVSDLVPEGALVGYVLRSPYAFADFTIKDVSAARAMKGVKAIFTHADLEGVGLLPCLSQVPTKDDKPIVTPPWEVLCSKTVRHVGDGVAFIVADTLERARDAAEAIEIDYTPRDPAIDAVDALKPGAPLVWPDIAGNLAGEVVLGDKDATEKAFAKAARTVELTIVNNRLITNYMETRGCLVEYDAKAKSYTLTMGSQGSHGIQNTLATKIFTNIPKEKIRVITPDVGGGFGTKTFMFREYPLCMVAAQKLKKPVAWVQDRSDHFMNCSQGRDNVSTAIAAIDKRGKVLAVKVNTIADMGAYLSQYATFIPYVGALMLAGVYAIPAMYVHLKYAYTNTIPVDAYRGAGRPEAAYLIERLMDKIALDIGSTPAEVRRRNFIKPDQFPWKTPVGRTYDSGEFDGHMTRAMEVAKWDTIKDRVKAAKKLGKVRGIGMATYIEACGGGAPENAWLNLETDGTVTLKIGTQSNGQGHKTAYAQVASQYLDIPIERINVIQGDTALVPSGTGTGGSRSLPVGGAAVDVGARALVDIIKDLAAAEMEVGVGDVEVVGGQVRVVGTDKSISYEKVASLPGASDKLHAHGTWRPPEPTFPNGTHIAEVEIDPDTGATEIVAYTVVDDFGVTINPTLLAGQVHGGIVQGIGQALLERTVYDKETGQLITASFMDYAMPRADHVPNFHFETRNVPCVTNLLGIKGAGEAGTIGACPSIMNAMVDALNRAYGITHIDMPATPALVWQTIQDAKAAKAA, encoded by the coding sequence ATGACGCCGATGAAGTTCGGAATGGGTCAGGCCCTGACCCGTGTTGAGGACGCACCTCTGATCAAAGGCGAGGGACGCTTCGTCTCGGACCTCGTGCCGGAAGGCGCCCTGGTCGGCTATGTGCTGCGTTCGCCCTATGCCTTTGCCGATTTCACCATCAAGGACGTCTCGGCCGCCCGCGCCATGAAGGGCGTGAAGGCGATCTTCACCCATGCCGACCTCGAAGGCGTCGGCCTGCTGCCCTGCCTCAGCCAGGTGCCGACCAAGGACGACAAGCCGATCGTCACCCCGCCCTGGGAAGTGCTCTGCTCCAAGACCGTGCGCCATGTCGGCGACGGCGTTGCCTTCATCGTGGCCGATACGCTTGAGCGGGCCCGCGATGCGGCCGAAGCCATCGAGATCGACTACACCCCGCGCGACCCCGCCATCGATGCGGTCGATGCCCTGAAGCCCGGCGCGCCGCTGGTCTGGCCCGACATTGCCGGCAATCTCGCAGGCGAAGTGGTGCTCGGCGACAAGGACGCGACCGAAAAAGCCTTCGCCAAGGCCGCGCGCACGGTGGAACTGACCATCGTCAACAACCGCCTGATCACCAATTACATGGAGACCCGCGGCTGCCTCGTCGAATATGACGCGAAGGCCAAGAGCTACACGCTGACCATGGGCAGCCAGGGCTCGCACGGCATCCAGAACACGCTGGCGACCAAGATCTTCACCAACATCCCCAAGGAGAAGATCCGCGTCATCACCCCGGATGTCGGCGGTGGCTTCGGCACCAAGACCTTCATGTTCCGCGAATATCCGCTGTGCATGGTGGCGGCGCAGAAGCTGAAGAAGCCGGTGGCCTGGGTGCAGGACCGCTCGGACCATTTCATGAATTGCAGCCAGGGCCGCGACAATGTCTCGACCGCGATTGCGGCGATCGACAAGCGCGGCAAGGTACTGGCAGTCAAGGTCAACACGATCGCCGACATGGGCGCCTATCTGTCGCAATATGCGACCTTCATCCCCTATGTCGGCGCACTCATGCTGGCGGGCGTCTACGCGATCCCTGCCATGTATGTGCACCTGAAATATGCCTATACGAACACGATTCCCGTCGACGCCTATCGTGGCGCGGGTCGCCCGGAGGCCGCCTATCTGATCGAGCGGCTGATGGACAAGATCGCGCTTGATATCGGGTCGACGCCGGCGGAAGTCCGCCGCCGCAACTTCATCAAGCCCGACCAGTTCCCGTGGAAGACGCCGGTCGGCCGCACTTATGATTCCGGCGAGTTCGACGGCCACATGACCCGCGCCATGGAAGTGGCGAAGTGGGACACGATCAAGGACCGGGTGAAGGCCGCCAAGAAGCTCGGCAAGGTGCGCGGCATCGGCATGGCGACCTATATCGAGGCCTGCGGTGGCGGTGCGCCGGAAAATGCCTGGCTCAACCTCGAGACCGACGGCACCGTGACCCTGAAGATCGGCACACAGTCGAACGGGCAGGGCCACAAGACCGCCTATGCTCAGGTTGCCTCGCAATATCTCGATATCCCGATCGAGCGGATCAACGTGATCCAGGGCGATACCGCGCTGGTGCCGAGCGGCACCGGCACGGGCGGCTCGCGCTCGCTGCCTGTCGGTGGCGCTGCCGTCGATGTCGGCGCCCGCGCGCTGGTCGACATCATCAAGGACCTTGCCGCCGCCGAGATGGAAGTCGGCGTCGGTGACGTCGAGGTGGTCGGTGGTCAGGTGAGGGTGGTCGGTACCGACAAGTCGATCAGCTACGAGAAGGTCGCGAGCCTTCCCGGCGCGAGCGACAAGCTTCATGCCCATGGCACGTGGCGTCCGCCGGAGCCGACCTTCCCGAATGGCACCCATATCGCCGAAGTGGAGATCGATCCGGACACCGGGGCGACCGAGATCGTCGCCTATACGGTGGTCGACGATTTCGGCGTGACCATCAATCCGACTCTGCTCGCCGGCCAGGTTCATGGCGGCATCGTGCAGGGCATCGGCCAGGCGCTGCTGGAGCGCACGGTCTATGACAAGGAAACGGGCCAGCTGATCACCGCCTCGTTCATGGACTACGCCATGCCGCGCGCTGACCACGTCCCGAACTTCCATTTCGAGACCCGCAACGTGCCCTGCGTGACCAATCTGCTCGGCATCAAGGGCGCGGGCGAAGCCGGCACGATCGGGGCCTGCCCGTCGATCATGAACGCGATGGTGGATGCGCTGAACCGCGCCTATGGCATCACCCATATCGACATGCCGGCGACGCCTGCTCTCGTCTGGCAGACGATCCAGGATGCCAAGGCGGCCAAGGCCGCCTGA
- the murJ gene encoding murein biosynthesis integral membrane protein MurJ, translating into MIRNIFSVSALTLISRMVGFIRDLMLANVLGAGIISDAFNVAFRIPNHFRAIFAEGAFNAAFVPAFAKVAAKRGQDAALVFADRIFAYLLLAQLVLLGLALVFMPFVVNLLAPGFGGSGPRFQLAVELTRITFPYLAFVSLVVLIGGVLNAVGRFAAAAATAILLNMATILTLLAAGSFPTAGHAAAWGVLISGLLQFLLVAGDALRANVMLEFRLPKITPEVKQFWRTFVPAAAGSSGSQIAVFADTIIASYLVAGSITWLYFADRMNQLPIGVIAVAVGTVLLSEMSRRIAAGDEAGARYAQLRAIELTLVFTLPAVAAFMILPGTLMKSLFMHGAFTADDARQAAAALAAYAFGLTALVLLRSFTVTFNARGDTKTPVIAMFAAIIVNVGLKFALVGPLGHVGLAMATGVGAWINIGLLGWFAKRRGLMGLDERANRVLPRLAIAFGALVVVLFAASYGLGLVITGESANAERLKLVILMALGGVTYGGALIALFGREFLPELKRLRRGVQG; encoded by the coding sequence GTGATCAGGAACATCTTCTCGGTCTCGGCGCTGACGCTGATCAGCCGGATGGTCGGCTTCATCCGTGACCTGATGCTGGCGAATGTGCTGGGCGCCGGCATCATTTCCGATGCCTTCAACGTCGCCTTCCGCATTCCCAACCATTTCCGCGCGATCTTCGCCGAGGGCGCGTTCAATGCCGCCTTCGTGCCGGCCTTCGCCAAGGTGGCGGCCAAGCGGGGTCAGGACGCGGCACTGGTTTTCGCCGACCGGATCTTCGCCTATCTCCTGCTGGCGCAGCTGGTGCTGCTGGGGCTCGCGCTTGTCTTCATGCCCTTCGTGGTCAACCTGCTGGCGCCGGGCTTTGGCGGATCGGGACCGCGCTTCCAGCTGGCGGTCGAGCTCACCCGCATCACCTTTCCCTATCTCGCCTTCGTCTCGCTGGTGGTGCTGATCGGTGGCGTGCTGAACGCGGTCGGGCGCTTTGCGGCGGCGGCCGCCACCGCCATCCTGCTCAACATGGCGACGATCCTGACGCTGCTGGCGGCCGGTTCTTTCCCGACCGCCGGCCACGCGGCCGCCTGGGGCGTGCTGATCTCAGGCCTGCTGCAATTCCTGCTCGTGGCCGGCGATGCGTTGCGCGCCAATGTGATGCTGGAGTTCCGCCTGCCGAAGATCACGCCGGAGGTGAAGCAGTTCTGGCGCACCTTCGTGCCGGCGGCGGCTGGCTCGTCCGGCAGCCAGATCGCGGTGTTCGCCGACACGATCATCGCGAGCTACCTGGTGGCCGGCTCGATCACCTGGCTCTATTTCGCCGATCGGATGAACCAGCTGCCGATCGGCGTCATCGCGGTGGCGGTCGGCACCGTGCTGCTCTCCGAGATGAGCCGACGGATCGCGGCCGGCGACGAGGCGGGCGCGCGCTACGCCCAGCTCAGGGCGATCGAACTGACACTGGTGTTCACGCTGCCGGCGGTTGCCGCCTTCATGATCCTGCCGGGCACGCTGATGAAGTCCCTGTTCATGCATGGCGCCTTCACGGCGGATGATGCGCGGCAGGCAGCGGCGGCGCTGGCGGCTTATGCGTTCGGCCTGACGGCGCTGGTGCTGCTGCGCTCTTTCACCGTCACCTTCAATGCGCGCGGCGATACGAAGACGCCTGTTATCGCGATGTTTGCCGCGATCATCGTCAATGTCGGACTGAAATTCGCGCTGGTCGGGCCGCTCGGCCATGTCGGGCTGGCCATGGCAACCGGCGTCGGCGCCTGGATCAATATTGGCCTGCTCGGCTGGTTTGCCAAACGGCGCGGGCTGATGGGGCTGGACGAGCGCGCCAACCGGGTGCTGCCACGGCTTGCCATCGCGTTCGGAGCCCTGGTGGTCGTGTTGTTTGCCGCATCCTACGGCCTTGGCCTGGTGATCACGGGCGAGAGTGCCAATGCCGAGCGGCTGAAGCTGGTGATCCTCATGGCGCTCGGCGGCGTCACCTATGGCGGCGCGCTGATCGCCTTGTTCGGGCGGGAGTTCCTTCCCGAACTGAAGCGGTTGCGGCGGGGCGTGCAGGGGTAG
- a CDS encoding PaaI family thioesterase: protein MTTEAGFNRFGDGEGFIGLAGPYFWREDGENAVEYGFRSELRHGNPNGVLHGGSVSTFVDTVIGCEVMRLTGRRCATINLNLQFVAGARAGDWVSARVTVKKLTRALAFIDGEVMAGDQLIMLASAVFRVFPAEDKVFQFPGGPQFAGTLPS from the coding sequence ATGACGACGGAGGCCGGCTTCAACCGCTTCGGCGATGGCGAGGGCTTCATCGGCCTCGCCGGGCCCTATTTCTGGCGCGAGGACGGCGAGAATGCCGTGGAATACGGCTTCCGCAGCGAGCTGCGCCATGGCAATCCCAACGGCGTGCTGCATGGCGGCTCTGTCTCGACCTTCGTCGACACGGTGATCGGCTGCGAGGTGATGCGGCTCACCGGGCGGCGCTGCGCCACCATCAACCTCAACCTGCAATTCGTCGCCGGCGCCCGTGCGGGCGACTGGGTGTCGGCGCGCGTGACGGTGAAGAAGCTGACCCGCGCGCTCGCCTTCATCGACGGCGAGGTGATGGCCGGCGATCAGCTGATCATGCTGGCGTCCGCGGTGTTCCGGGTGTTTCCGGCCGAGGACAAGGTGTTCCAGTTTCCTGGTGGGCCGCAATTCGCCGGCACGCTCCCGTCCTGA
- a CDS encoding transaldolase: MPALADLKIKLYTDGAEKASILEMVAKPWIQGFTTNPSLLKKAGVTDYAAYARDLVEAVPNHHISFEVISDDLAEMERQARLIANWGKNVYVKLPVTNSKGEPLYDMIHKLSREGVKINFTALYTEAQVKTSVDALKGGAPSIISVFAGRLGDAGHDYMPVMTYSVGLARGTDTIEVIWASTREAWNVFEADRIGCHIITAPADILKKLEGLGKAPEEISLDTVKGFVADAKAAGLTLPV; the protein is encoded by the coding sequence ATGCCGGCACTCGCCGACCTCAAGATCAAGCTCTACACCGACGGCGCCGAGAAGGCTTCCATCCTGGAAATGGTGGCAAAGCCGTGGATCCAGGGCTTCACCACCAATCCGTCGCTGCTGAAGAAGGCCGGCGTCACCGATTACGCGGCCTATGCCCGCGACCTCGTGGAGGCCGTGCCCAACCATCACATCTCGTTCGAGGTGATCTCGGATGATCTCGCCGAGATGGAGCGCCAGGCCCGCCTGATCGCCAACTGGGGCAAGAATGTCTATGTGAAGCTGCCGGTGACCAATTCGAAGGGCGAGCCGCTCTACGACATGATCCACAAGCTCTCCCGCGAGGGGGTGAAGATCAATTTCACCGCGCTCTATACCGAGGCGCAGGTGAAGACTTCCGTCGATGCCCTGAAGGGCGGTGCGCCGTCGATCATTTCGGTCTTTGCCGGACGGCTCGGTGATGCCGGCCACGACTACATGCCGGTGATGACCTATTCCGTCGGCCTTGCCCGCGGCACCGACACGATCGAGGTGATCTGGGCCTCCACCCGCGAGGCGTGGAACGTGTTCGAAGCCGACCGGATCGGCTGCCACATCATCACGGCGCCGGCCGATATCCTCAAGAAGCTCGAAGGCCTCGGCAAGGCGCCGGAGGAGATCTCGCTCGATACGGTCAAGGGCTTCGTCGCCGACGCCAAGGCTGCCGGCCTGACGCTGCCGGTCTGA